The proteins below are encoded in one region of Lactuca sativa cultivar Salinas chromosome 3, Lsat_Salinas_v11, whole genome shotgun sequence:
- the LOC111911574 gene encoding protein BASIC PENTACYSTEINE2: protein MDDDGLNMRNWGYYEPSFKEHLGLQLMSPIVDHRDTKPFLSSRENPIIMNPNMTPYHRSSIPSEPPIPLHYMRDGWIQRERLLHMLPGNPSFSIIPDTSTSQSMHMMPPAPPPDSTKELGMNLEDLQAPPDGSDTGGGGGGGGSVKKRGAGATVSATPKQPRAKKPKKAASIPKETGNQRSKSIKRNMDVVINGIDMDISGIPIPVCSCTGVPQQCYRWGAGGWQSACCTTTISMYPLPMSTKRRGARIAGRKMSQGAFKKVLEKLGSESYNFANAIDLRAHWAKHGTNKFVTIR, encoded by the coding sequence ATGGATGATGATGGATTAAACATGCGGAATTGGGGATATTACGAACCTTCATTCAAAGAACACCTCGGCTTACAACTAATGTCTCCAATAGTCGACCACAGAGACACAAAACCCTTCCTCTCATCACGTGAAAACCCAATCATAATGAACCCAAACATGACACCATATCATCGCTCTTCAATCCCATCTGAGCCACCAATCCCACTTCACTACATGAGAGATGGTTGGATCCAAAGAGAAAGACTCCTCCATATGCTTCCAGGAAACCCTAGTTTCTCAATCATCCCCGATACTTCCACCTCCCAATCAATGCACATGATGCCACCAGCTCCACCACCCGATTCCACAAAAGAACTCGGAATGAACCTTGAAGACCTCCAAGCACCACCTGACGGCAGTGACACtggtggcggcggtggtggtggtggttctgTAAAGAAAAGAGGAGCAGGAGCCACAGTGAGTGCTACTCCAAAACAACCAAGAGCTAAGAAACCAAAGAAAGCAGCTTCTATACCAAAAGAAACAGGGAATCAAAGGTCAAAATCAATCAAGAGGAATATGGATGTGGTGATAAATGGAATAGACATGGATATATCTGGGATTCCTATACCTGTTTGTTCATGTACAGGGGTCCCACAACAGTGTTACAGATGGGGTGCAGGTGGGTGGCAATCAGCTTGTTGCACCACCACCATATCCATGTATCCACTACCAATGAGCACAAAACGCAGGGGAGCTAGAATTGCAGGGAGGAAGATGAGTCAAGGGGCATTCAAGAAAGTGTTGGAGAAACTTGGATCTGAAAGCTATAACTTTGCTAATGCAATTGACCTAAGGGCACATTGGGCAAAACATGGCACAAACAAGTTTGTCACTATCAGGTAA